In Cytobacillus oceanisediminis, the following proteins share a genomic window:
- a CDS encoding 5-bromo-4-chloroindolyl phosphate hydrolysis family protein, whose translation MNSFLAFAFRLLTAVPLSVSVWLASYFAFGQTFIMSGIYGAGAGLLTYWAGGVIQRRRFLKKHGLTKREYQYIKRNLDEARRKITRLHKAMFSIRHFPTLKQRMEFMRVTRRIYRLTRSEPKRFYQAEQFYFSHLDSAVELAEKYVFLSSQPRKSRELDQSLQETRRTLDALTHHVEEDLHRVIAEDIDQLHLEIDVAKNSIEKIKDSRIHDESRRLK comes from the coding sequence ATGAATTCCTTTTTAGCATTTGCTTTTCGTTTGCTGACGGCCGTTCCTTTGTCTGTCAGTGTTTGGCTGGCAAGTTACTTTGCTTTCGGGCAAACCTTCATTATGTCAGGGATATATGGTGCTGGAGCCGGGCTTCTTACTTATTGGGCCGGGGGAGTGATTCAGCGCCGCCGCTTTTTGAAAAAGCATGGTTTGACGAAAAGGGAATACCAATATATTAAGCGAAATCTTGATGAGGCGCGCCGCAAGATAACCCGTTTGCATAAAGCGATGTTCTCGATTCGTCACTTCCCGACGCTGAAGCAGCGCATGGAGTTCATGAGGGTGACGAGAAGGATTTACAGACTGACCAGAAGTGAGCCAAAACGCTTTTATCAGGCCGAGCAGTTTTATTTTTCCCATTTGGATTCCGCGGTGGAGCTGGCGGAAAAGTATGTCTTTCTGTCTTCCCAGCCGAGAAAATCGCGTGAACTGGATCAGTCCCTACAGGAGACCAGACGTACACTTGATGCACTTACCCATCATGTGGAGGAAGATCTTCACAGGGTTATAGCTGAAGATATTGATCAGCTTCATCTTGAAATTGATGTTGCCAAGAATTCGATTGAGAAGATAAAAGATTCAAGAATTCATGATGAAAGCAGGAGATTAAAATGA